The genomic segment GGTGGAGCTGGGACGCGAGGTGGCCCGGCTCGACGCCGCGCTGCCGGGGACCGGCCTCGGCCTGGAGTACGACGGCGAGGCCTTCCACGGCCCGGAGCGGCAGGCGCACGACCTCGCCCGCCGGCGCCGGATGCGCGAGCGGCACGGGTGGGACGTCCTCGTCGTCGGCGAGGAGGCCGTGCTCGGGCGCTCGCACGCCTTCGAGGCGGCGGTGGCCGAGCGCACCGGGCTGGAGCCCCGGCTCGTCCCGTGGCCCCTGCGCCGGCGCTTCCCGCTGGCGCACTGGCGGCCCCGCGAGCGGCGCGGAGCGCCGCAGGCGAGCGCCATCCCCGCATGGTCGCCGCTGGTCGGGCCATCCCCCCTTGGTCGCCGCCCGTCCGGGCATGGTCGCCGCGGGAGCGCCGGTCAGGCGAGCAGGGCGTCCAGGGCGGCGACGAGCCGGGCGCGCAGCGGGGCGGCGCGCTCGGCGAAGGCGCGCTGGGCGGCGGCGTACTCGGCGCGCCCGGCCGGCTCCTCGACCGCCACCGGGGCGTAGCCGAGCGCGGAGAGGTCGTACGGGCTGGCCCGCATGTCGAGCTCGCGGACCTCGCGGGCGAGGGCGAAGCAGTCGCCGACGAGCTCAGAGGGGACCTGCGGCGAGTGCTTGTACGCCCACTTGTAGAGGTCCATCGTCGCGTGCAGGCAGCCCGGCTGCTCCAGGTCGGCCTGCGTCGCGCGCGTCGGCTGCAGCTCGTTGAGGGGGCGCGCCGTGGGCGTGAAGAAGCGGAACGCGTCGACGTGGCTGCACCGCACCCGCGAGCGCTCGACGACGGCGGTCGTCCCCTTGGGGCCGAGGCGCAGCGGCCACGCCGCGTGGCGCACCTCCGCCTGCTCCTGGCGGTGGACCATCGCCCACTCGTGCAGCCCGAAGCAGCCGTACGAGGGCGCCCGGCCGGCGGTGCGGGCCAGCAGGGTCCGCACCGACGCCGCCGCGGCGCGCCGGGCCGCCGGCAGCGGCTCGACCGCCGCGCCGCCGTCGACGGCGACGAAGCCCGGCGTCCCGAGCAGCTCGTCCCCGCCGGCGCAGACGACGCCGGCGCCGGGGGACCAGCGGCGCAGCCGCGCCGGGCGCTGGGAGTAGTACGTGAAGAGGAAGTCCTCCACCGGGTGGGCCCGGCCCGTGCGCGCCCGCTCGCGGTGGCCGGCGGTCCAGGCGTCCACGCGGGCCTCGTGCGCGGCCCGGCGGGCGCGCCACACGGGCTCGGCGAGGACCTCCACGAGGGTCCAGGGTACGAGCCCCGAGGGGCTCCCCGCCGTCCGCTAGCCTCGACGACCGTGCGCATCGCGAGGTTCTCCCACGGGGAGACGGTCTCCTTCGGCGCCGTGGGCGGTGAGCCCGACGACCTGTCGGTCGTGCCGCTCGACGGCCACCCCTTCGGCCAGCTGACGCCCGCGGGCATGCCCGTCAAGCTCAGCGAGGTGCGCCTGCTGGCGCCCGTGCTGCCGAGCAAGGTCGTCGCCATCGGGAGGAACTACGCCGACCACGCCAAGGAGATGGGCGGCGACGTCCCCGAGGTCCCCGTGGTCTTCCTCAAGCCGTCGACCTCGGTCGTCGGGCCCGGCGAGGCGATCCGCTACCCGGAGATCAGCAACGAGGTCTCGTACGAGGCCGAGCTCGCCGTCGTCATCGGCCGGCTGTGCCGCCAGGTGCCGGTCGAGAAGGTGCCGGAGGTCGTCCTCGGCTATACCTGCGCCAACGACGTGACCGCGCGCGACCTGCAGCGCGCCGAGGCGCAGTGGGGCCGGGCCAAGGGCTTCGACACCTTCTGCCCGCTGGGGCCGTGGGTCGTCACCGACGTGGACCCGGCCGACCTGCGCGTCACCTGCACGGTCGACGGCGAGGTGCGCCAGGACGGGCGGACGTCGCAGATGGTCCGCAGCGTCGCCGAGCTGGTGGCGCACGTGAGCGAG from the Vallicoccus soli genome contains:
- a CDS encoding fumarylacetoacetate hydrolase family protein, whose amino-acid sequence is MRIARFSHGETVSFGAVGGEPDDLSVVPLDGHPFGQLTPAGMPVKLSEVRLLAPVLPSKVVAIGRNYADHAKEMGGDVPEVPVVFLKPSTSVVGPGEAIRYPEISNEVSYEAELAVVIGRLCRQVPVEKVPEVVLGYTCANDVTARDLQRAEAQWGRAKGFDTFCPLGPWVVTDVDPADLRVTCTVDGEVRQDGRTSQMVRSVAELVAHVSEAMTLLPGDVILTGTPAGVGPLRPGDSVTVEIEGIGSLTNEVVSRG
- a CDS encoding 3-methyladenine DNA glycosylase; protein product: MEVLAEPVWRARRAAHEARVDAWTAGHRERARTGRAHPVEDFLFTYYSQRPARLRRWSPGAGVVCAGGDELLGTPGFVAVDGGAAVEPLPAARRAAAASVRTLLARTAGRAPSYGCFGLHEWAMVHRQEQAEVRHAAWPLRLGPKGTTAVVERSRVRCSHVDAFRFFTPTARPLNELQPTRATQADLEQPGCLHATMDLYKWAYKHSPQVPSELVGDCFALAREVRELDMRASPYDLSALGYAPVAVEEPAGRAEYAAAQRAFAERAAPLRARLVAALDALLA